The sequence CGTCCAGACCCTGCCGCGCGGTGATCACCTCCACGCGGTAGTCGTGGCCTTCCCAGGTTCCATCGGGAATTTGAAAACCACCGACAAGGGCCGCTCCACGGCGGCTTCAAACGTGAGGCTCCTGGAAGCTGGAGTGTCCATCCCCTGATTCTGACAGCCCTTCCAGGTCCGTGCGGCCCGAGCCTCACTCCAGGTAGCATCCCAAAATTCCTGGAGAGCGGTTCATACTCGTTGGAAACTCGGGTCCACGCCCATCAGCGGGACGAACGCGGAGGCACCATGAAACCGTTGGAGATCGGACTGTTCTGGCTGTTCATGGCCGGTGCCTTGGCCTTCTTCGCCTGGACCATCCGGCAGCGCATCGCCACCCTCAAGGCCGGCCTGCCCGAGAACCGCCTCGACCGTCCCATGGAGCGCCTGAAGGGCGTGCTGGTGCTGGTCTTCGGACAGAAGCGCCTGCTGCGGGATCCCTACGCGGGCTTCTACCACCTGCTCATCTTCTACGGGTTCTGCGTGCTGGCCCTGCGGTCCCTGGGGCTCATCCTGGAAGGCCTGTTCAACTGGCACATGACTGAAGCCCTCGGCGGCTTCGGCCTGGTTTACCAGGGGACCAAGGATCTGTTCGAGGTGCTGGTGCTGTTGGGCATCGGCCTCGCCATGGCCCGCCGCATCGTGGCCAAGCCCTGGCGCCTGGAGAACTCCATGGACGGCTGGGCCACCCTCAGCCTCATCGGAGGGCTGATGGCCACGGATCTGCTGGCGGATGGCGCCTTCATCGCCCTGCATGCCCCCGCATGGAAGTCCTGGGCCTTCGCCAGCAACTGGGTGGCGGGCTTCCTGGGCCAGGGCACGGGGATTCTCATCCTCTACAAGAGCATGTGGTGGCTGCACCTTGTCATCCTGTTCGGCTTCTTGAATTTCCTGCCCTACTCCAAGCATTTCCACGTGCTGACCTCGGTCTTCAATGTGTATTTCCGGGCTCTGGACCCCCACAAGAACCTCAAGCCCATGGATCTGGAAGCCGAGCATTTCGGCGCCAACCGCATCCAGGATTTCACCTGGAAGCAGATGCTCGATTTCTACACCTGCGTGGAATGCGGCCGCTGCCTGGAGAACTGCCCCACGACGCTCACTGGAAAGCCCCTGAGGCCGAAGCATTTCGGCAACGATCTGCGCCACTACCTCAGCGCCACCAAGGCCGATGAACTGGGCCAGGACAAGCCCGTGCCCGAGGGCCGCAAGCTCATCGGCGGCCCGGTGCCCGAGGGCTCCGTGTGGGATCTCAAGGCCGATCATTCCCCCTGGAGCGCGGAGCAGCTGGGCGGCGCCATCAGCACCGACACCATCTGGGCCTGCACCACCTGCGGCTACTGCGAGTGGGCGTGCCCGCTCCACATCACCTTCGTGGACAAGCTCGTGGAAATGCGGCGGAACCTCACGCTGGAAGAGAGCGATTTTCCCGCCGAGGCCCAGGTCGCCTTCAAGGGCATGGAACGCCAGGGCAATCCCTGGAACCTGCCCCAGGCAGACCGCGCCAAGTGGTCGGAAGGCCTTGAAGTTGCCACCATCGCGGAGAAACCGGATGCGGAGTACCTCTTCTGGGTGGGCTGCGCCGGCGCCTACGATGCCGCGGGCCAGCGCGTTTCGAAGTCCCTGGCGAAGCTGCTGAAAGCCGCCGACGTCTCCTTCGCCATCCTGGGCACCGAGGAATCCTGCACCTGCGAATCCGCCCGGCGCCTGGGCAACGAGTATCTCTTCCAGTCGGCCACCGAGGCCAATGTGGAAGTGCTGAAGGGCCACGGCGTGAAGAAAATCGTCACCAACTGCCCCCACTGCCTGAACACGCTGAAGAACGAGTACCCGGATTTCGGCGGGAATTTCGAAGTGGTCCATGGCACCGAGCTGGTGGCGGACCTGGTGGCGAAGGGCAGGATCAAGCTCGAGCAGAGCGTGCAGGCGGATCTCACGTACCACGATCCCTGCTACCTGAGCCGCTACAACGGCCAGGTGGACGCACCGCGCGCCATCCTCGACGCGATCCCCGGCATCAAGCTTACGGAGATGGAGAAGCACGGCGAGGCCACCCAGTGCTGCGGCGCCGGAGGCGGCCGCATGTGGCTGGAGGAGAAGCTGGGCACCCGGGTCAACCACGCGCGCCTGGAGCAGGCTGTGGAGACGAAGGCCACCACCGTGGCCGTGGCCTGCCCCTTCTGCAACGTGATGATGAACAACGCGGCCGGCGAGACCGGCCACGAATCCCTGGCGACCCAGGATGTGCTGGAGCTCGCGGCGAAGGCTCTGAAGTAGGATTGCCAGGACCTCCCTGGACCCCAGTCAGAAAAGCCCGCCCGCGAAGGGCCGCGAAAAAATAATGAAGGGCCGCGAATTTGCCTTCGCGAGGCGGATGGCCTGGTCACAAGACCCCGGAAGTCGATCCCGTCCGGATTGAAGCAGGAAGGGGTTGGGTATTCCAGGTTTCTTCGCGGTCCTTCTCCGGAGCGCAGCGGTTTCGCGGCCCTTCGCGGGCCAGATTCGGCCGCTAAGATGGAGGGACAACCAAGCTAGGATGATTCATGCTCGACCCCCGACTGTTGGAAATCCTCTGCTGCCCCGCCGATCACGAGGGCGCCCCCTGCCATGGCGACATCCAGGAATCGGCCGAAGGGCTGCTCTGCCTGAAATGCGGCCTGATCTATCCCATCGAGGACGGCATTCCGGTGATGCTCAGCGAGCACGCCAAAAAGGCCGACGCGTGAAGCTGGATCTGAACCACGCCAAGTCGCTGCTGGACCGCATCCGCGGGCTCAAGGTGGCGGTGCTGGGCGACCTGATGCTGGATGAATACCTGTTCGGCGAGGTGAGCCGCATCTCGCCGGAAGCGCCCGTGCCCATCGTGCGGATCGTGCGTGAGAAGGCGGTGCTCGGCGGGGCGGCGAACGTGGCCGCCAACCTTAAGGCCCTGGGCGCCGAGCCTCTGCTCATCGGCACGCTTCAGGCGGATGCGGCCGGCGGCCGGCTCTTGGAACTGCTGTCGCATTCCGGCATCGAGACGGCGAGCCTGGTGATGGATCCGTCGCGGCCCACCATCATCAAGA comes from Holophagaceae bacterium and encodes:
- a CDS encoding Trm112 family protein, which codes for MLDPRLLEILCCPADHEGAPCHGDIQESAEGLLCLKCGLIYPIEDGIPVMLSEHAKKADA
- a CDS encoding (Fe-S)-binding protein; translated protein: MKPLEIGLFWLFMAGALAFFAWTIRQRIATLKAGLPENRLDRPMERLKGVLVLVFGQKRLLRDPYAGFYHLLIFYGFCVLALRSLGLILEGLFNWHMTEALGGFGLVYQGTKDLFEVLVLLGIGLAMARRIVAKPWRLENSMDGWATLSLIGGLMATDLLADGAFIALHAPAWKSWAFASNWVAGFLGQGTGILILYKSMWWLHLVILFGFLNFLPYSKHFHVLTSVFNVYFRALDPHKNLKPMDLEAEHFGANRIQDFTWKQMLDFYTCVECGRCLENCPTTLTGKPLRPKHFGNDLRHYLSATKADELGQDKPVPEGRKLIGGPVPEGSVWDLKADHSPWSAEQLGGAISTDTIWACTTCGYCEWACPLHITFVDKLVEMRRNLTLEESDFPAEAQVAFKGMERQGNPWNLPQADRAKWSEGLEVATIAEKPDAEYLFWVGCAGAYDAAGQRVSKSLAKLLKAADVSFAILGTEESCTCESARRLGNEYLFQSATEANVEVLKGHGVKKIVTNCPHCLNTLKNEYPDFGGNFEVVHGTELVADLVAKGRIKLEQSVQADLTYHDPCYLSRYNGQVDAPRAILDAIPGIKLTEMEKHGEATQCCGAGGGRMWLEEKLGTRVNHARLEQAVETKATTVAVACPFCNVMMNNAAGETGHESLATQDVLELAAKALK